Proteins encoded in a region of the Podarcis muralis chromosome 4, rPodMur119.hap1.1, whole genome shotgun sequence genome:
- the LOC114595813 gene encoding galactosylgalactosylxylosylprotein 3-beta-glucuronosyltransferase 1-like, which produces MLRRRNLLTTLLIALPWGLLLTLWHQYPTTRYLSILRKETDENVTAKSLFNNSTSLTREDGLSSCARQPAVGAAPKIIRSYVYSRPPPWSEALPSIFVITPTYSRPVQKAELTRLANTFLHVQNLHWVVVEDAPRRTNLVSNLLEKTGINFTHLNVETPKSLKNPSWLPSHKPRGTLQRNLGLHWLRENFGTTPPPEGVVYFADDDNTYSLELFEEMRYTKKVSVWPVAFAGGLRYESPKLSPAGKVVGWKVVFDPNRPFAIDMAGFAISLRLILEKPQATFKLDGVKEGYQETSLLKDLVTMDGLEPRAANCTKVLVWHTRTERPTLVNEGKRGFTDPRVEV; this is translated from the exons ATGCTGAGGAGACGTAACCTTCTCACTACACTTCTGATTGCTTTGCCATGGGGTCTTCTTCTTACATTGTGGCATCAGTACCCAACTACCCGCTACCTCAGCATTCTGAGAA AGGAAACAGATGAAAACGTGACGGCCAAATCTCTCTTCAATAATAGCACATCGCTCACGAGGGAGGATGGACTCTCATCATGTGCTCGGCAGCCGGCTGTTGGGGCAGCTCCAAAAATAATCCGGAGCTATGTGTACTCCAGGCCTCCCCCGTGGTCAGAGGCTCTGCCTTCCATCTTTGTGATCACCCCTACCTACAGCCGGCCAGTGCAGAAGGCTGAGCTGACCCGTCTGGCCAATACTTTCCTCCACGTGCAGAACCTCcactgggtggtggtggaagacgCTCCCAGAAGGACCAACCTAGTATCCAATCTGCTGGAGAAGACAGGGATCAATTTTACGCACCTGAACGTTGAGACTCCTAAGAGTCTGAAGAACCCTTCCTGGCTCCCATCTCACAAACCGAGGGGCACGTTGCAGAGGAATCTTGGACTGCATTGGCTGAGGGAGAATTTTGGCACCACACCACCACCAGAGGGTGTGGTCTACTTTGCTGATGATGACAACACCTATAGCCTAGAGCTCTTTGAAGAG ATGCGCTACACAAAGAAGGTGTCCGTCTGGCCAGTCGCCTTTGCCGGGGGCCTGAGGTACGAGTCCCCAAAGCTGAGCCCGGCAGGCAAAGTGGTGGGCTGGAAGGTCGTGTTCGACCCTAACCGGCCCTTTGCCATCGACATGGCTGGCTTTGCCATCAGCCTCAGGCTGATCCTGGAGAAGCCTCAGGCCACTTTCAAGCTGGACGGAGTGAAAGAAGGTTACcaagaaactagcctgctgaaGGATCTGGTTACGATGGATGGATTGGAGCCCAGAGCCGCCAACTGCACAAAG GTCTTGGTCTGGCACACGAGGACAGAAAGACCAACACTGGTTAATGAAGGCAAACGCGGATTCACAGATCCAAGGGTGGAGGTGTAA